Proteins encoded in a region of the Raphanus sativus cultivar WK10039 chromosome 8, ASM80110v3, whole genome shotgun sequence genome:
- the LOC130494334 gene encoding ABC transporter E family member 1-like — translation MGDLIAITDHNLFDERNKAKQSAKPIVGEFNKSRIHSYGPNSFKLHRLPVPVRGDIVGLVGPRSIGKTTALKILAGELTPNLGRFNDPPLDWLTIRTHLHDKHLRRFLAQVVNHKLKVVFKPQQVPQDYMGLAVGEILRKVDDRKDLRALILCFLDLKTPSVKFHHLDIRAQHRVTLAAALLQDADVYIFDDISSFLDMRQRFMVAQLIRSLKTAKSYVIVVDNDLSVIDYVSDYMYIMYGEPEAYGVFSEQYFDVETGIEFYLRGFDPIEDNLIRGDPLIFERDFFISAPNEKHLEPDPEPLIGRRYSYPHMTTNHLKHKMKVEGGNLHDCQIHLVLGDQGTGKSTFIKLLAGFLPPDGVEPWCPEYLKSYKPKKISFIRACTVRAALETRCFHHRFVSDVIEPLQIDRLMGRKLTSLSPGERQRVAITFCLMKDAHVYLIDEPSLDLDSDMRIRVALAIRKHILRIQRAAVVVENDFLMAAYLADKVILVEPSIDTASCLPRDIARPVSGFSVSSPCDRVAGFNLLLEKLNITFRQVPDSSRLTPRVNKAGSMEDKTQKLNGNFYYNLA, via the exons ATGGGAGATCTCATCGCTATCACAGATCATAATCTTTTCGATGAAAGAAACAAAG CGAAACAATCAGCTAAGCCGATTGTCGGTGAATTTAATAAAAGCAGAATCCACTCCTATGGGCCAAACTCGTTTAAATTGCACAG GCTTCCAGTTCCTGTACGTGGAGATATTGTAGGATTGGTCGGACCTCGCAGTATTGGAAAAACTACTGCTCTCAAAATCTTGGCCGGGGAACTCACACCCAATCTCGGCCGCTTCAATGATCCTCCTCTTGATTGGCTAACAATTCGGACTCACTTGCATGATAAACATCTTAGAAGATTCTTGGCCCAGGTtgtaaaccataaactcaaG GTCGTGTTTAAGCCCCAACAAGTCCCACAAGACTATATGGGGCTTGCTGTCGGGGAGATTCTTCGTAAAGTCGACGACAGAAAAGATTTAAGGGCTCTTATACTTTGTTTTCTCGACTTGAAGACCCCGTCTGTGAAGTTCCACCATTTAGATATAAGAGCGCAGCACAGGGTTACTCTCGCTGCAGCTCTCTTGCAGGACGCTGATGTGTACATATTTGACGACATATCTAGTTTCCTTGATATGCGTCAGAGGTTCATGGTTGCCCAACTCATACGCTCTCTCAAAACCGCTaaaag CTACGTGATTGTTGTGGACAATGACCTTAGTGTCATCGACTATGTTTCGGATTACATGTACATTATGTATGGGGAACCTGAAGCATATGGTGTCTTTAGTGAGCAGTACTTTGATGTCGAAACAGGAATTGAATTTTACTTGCGTGGGTTTGATCCCATAGAAGACAACCTTATCAGGGGTGACCCCCTCATCTTCGAGAGG gATTTTTTCATTTCTGCTCCCAATGAAAAGCACCTCGAGCCCGACCCCGAACCTTTGATCGGTAGAAGATACTCTTATCCTCACATGACTACAAATCATCTGAAACACAAGATGAAAGTGGAAGGAGGGAATTTACACGACTGTCAGATTCACCTAGTGCTGGGAGACCAGGGTACAGGGAAGAGCACTTTCATAAAATTGCTG GCTGGTTTTCTGCCACCAGATGGTGTAGAACCGTGGTGCCCAGAATATTTGAAATCATACAAACCGAAAAAAATTTCGTTTATCAGAGCCTGTACAGTCAGGGCAGCGCTAGAAACGCGATGTTTTCACCATCGGTTTGTATCAGATGTGATTGAGCCACTTCAGATTGACCGGTTGATGGGTCGGAAATTGACCTCACTCTCGCCTGGAGAAAGGCAGAGAGTTGCCATAACTTTCTGTCTGATGAAG GACGCGCATGTGTATCTGATCGATGAGCCAAGCTTGGATCTGGACTCGGATATGCGTATCAGAGTCGCATTAGCTATAAGGAAGCACATTCTACGCATACAGAGAGCCGCTGTTGTTGTGGAGAATGATTTTTTGATGGCTGCTTATTTAGCAGACAAAGTAATTTTGGTTGAACCATCCATAGATACTGCTTCTTGTCTCCCTCGTGATATCGCACGTCCAGTTTCCGGCTTTTCTGTTTCTTCTCCATGCGACCGTGTTGCTGGGTTCAACCTTTTGCTGGAG AAACTGAATATCACATTCAGACAGGTTCCGGACAGCTCCAGATTAACACCAAGGGTCAACAAAGCAGGGTCCATGGAGGACAAGACTCAGAAACTTAATGGCAACTTCTACTACAATCTGGCTTGA
- the LOC108822928 gene encoding homeobox-leucine zipper protein HDG12, with protein sequence MKMEFLGDSSETDKKTMKKKRFHRHTPHQIQRLESAFNECQHPDEKQRMQLSRELGLAPRQIKFWFQNRRTQKKAQHERADNCALKEENDRIRCENIAIREALKHTICPTCGETSAHEDSYLDEQKLRIQNAQLREELERVSSIAAKFMGRQLPHLPPLLLNQTPRQLFHGGGPCLDFDLLPASCSSMPATTLLPSQTNLAISDIDKSIMTNIAVTAMEELLRHTQTNEPLWIKTDGARDVLNLESYENMFPRSSSRGGKNHHNSRVEATRSSGIVFTNAMTLVDMLMDSVKSAEIFPSVVAASKTLAVVSSGLRGNHGDALHLMLEELQVLSPLVTTREFSVLRYCQQIEHGTWAVVNVSYELPQFIPSSRSYRFPSGCLIQDLSNGYSKVTWVEHVEISEQEPVHEMFKDTVREGLAFGAERWIASLQRMCERLTALIEPATSSAIPSLEGKRSVMKLAQRMVSNFCLSVGTSNNTRSTVVSGMNEFGIRVTSYKSQHEPNGTVLCAATSFWLPVSPLIVFNFLKDERTRPQWDVLLNGSSVQEVAHIANGSHPGNCISVLRGFNASSSQNNMLILQESCVDSSGSLVVYTPVDLPALNMAMSGQDTSYIPILPSGFAILPDGSRNNQTPELKVEGGGGSLITVGFQIMVKQLSKGFEKTEVEHTTLERRDSMHHHRKTTC encoded by the exons ATGAAGATGGAGTTCCTCGGAGACAGCTCTGAAACTGACAAGAagacgatgaagaagaagcgtTTCCACCGCCACACTCCTCACCAGATCCAACGGCTTGAATC AGCTTTCAATGAGTGTCAACATCCAGATGAGAAACAGAGGATGCAACTTAGCAGAGAATTGGGTTTAGCTCCAAGACAGATCAAGTTTTGGTTTCAGAACCGAAGAACACAAAAGAAG GCACAACACGAGAGAGCTGATAACTGTGCACTCAAGGAAGAGAACGATAGGATTCGATGCGAAAACATTGCCATTAGAGAAGCTCTCAAACACACCATTTGCCCCACCTGTGGTGAGACCTCTGCTCATGAAGACTCTTACTTGGATGAACAGAAGCTTCGTATCCAAAATGCACAGCTTAGAGAAGAG CTCGAAAGGGTTTCAAGCATAGCAGCTAAATTCATGGGGAGACAACTTCCTCATCTCCCACCACTACTACTAAATCAGACGCCACGACAGTTATTCCACGGTGGTGGTCCTTGCCTTGATTTTGATCTTCTTCCAGCAAGTTGTTCTTCAATGCCTGCTACCACTTTATTACCATCTCAAACAAATTTGGCTATATCAGACATTGATAAGTCTATTATGACCAACATTGCTGTGACCGCTATGGAAGAATTGCTTAGGCATACGCAAACAAACGAGCCTCTATGGATCAAAACAGATGGAGCCAGAGACGTTCTCAACCTCGAAAGCTACGAGAACATGTTCCCAAGATCAAGTAGCCGTGGAGGAAAGAACCACCATAACTCTCGAGTGGAAGCAACTAGATCTTCTGGCATTGTTTTCACTAATGCAATGACACTTGTGGACATGCTCATGGACTCT GTCAAATCTGCAGAGATTTTTCCCTCAGTCGTTGCAGCTTCTAAAACCCTTGCAGTGGTTTCATCTGGATTGCGTGGAAACCACGGAGATGCATTGCATTTG ATGCTTGAAGAGCTTCAAGTTCTTTCACCATTGGTAACTACACGTGAGTTCAGTGTGCTAAGATACTGTCAGCAAATCGAACATGGAACTTGGGCAGTTGTTAATGTCTCCTATGAGCTTCCTCAGTTTATACCTTCTTCTCGGTCATATCGATTTCCTTCTGGTTGCTTGATTCAAGACTTGTCTAATGGCTACTCCAAG GTTACTTGGGTGGAACATGTCGAAATCTCGGAGCAAGAACCGGTACATGAGATGTTTAAAGATACTGTCCGTGAAGGATTAGCTTTTGGAGCTGAACGTTGGATCGCTTCTCTCCAAAGAATGTGCGAGAGACTCACGGCTTTAATAGAACCCGCAACATCCTCGGCGATTCCATCGCTGGAAGGGAAGAGAAGTGTAATGAAACTTGCTCAAAGAATGGTGAGCAACTTCTGTTTGAGCGTTGGCACATCTAACAACACTCGATCGACGGTTGTTTCGGGAATGAACGAGTTTGGAATCCGTGTGACTTCGTATAAGAGCCAGCACGAACCGAACGGAACGGTTCTGTGTGCAGCCACCAGCTTCTGGCTCCCAGTTTCTCCACTTATCGTATTCAATTTCCTCAAAGATGAAAGAACTCGTCCTCAG tggGACGTTCTTTTGAATGGAAGTTCAGTTCAAGAAGTAGCTCATATCGCAAACGGTTCACATCCAGGAAACTGCATTTCTGTTCTTCGT GGATTCAATGCATCATCATCGCAAAACAACATGTTGATACTACAAGAAAGTTGCGTAGACTCATCAGGCTCGCTTGTGGTCTACACTCCAGTGGATCTACCAGCACTAAACATGGCGATGAGCGGTCAAGACACATCTTATATTCCCATTCTACCCTCTGGTTTTGCTATTTTACCAGATGGAAGCAGGAATAACCAAACACCAGAGCTAAAAGttgaaggaggaggaggttcaTTGATAACGGTTGGGTTTCAGATCATG GTCAAGCAATTAAGCAAAGGATTTGAAAAAACTGAAGTGGAGCACACAACACTGGAGAGAAG GGATTCAATGCATCATCACCGCAAAACAACATGTTGA
- the LOC108818896 gene encoding kunitz trypsin inhibitor 5, with amino-acid sequence MSSLLNIFLLLAVFTSHRGVTTEAAVEPVTDIYGQRLRTGTKYYILPVFRGRGGGLTMSKAENKTCPKSVIQERFEVSNGMPLTFSPSDKSRIIRVSTDLNFKFSATSIWNLDNVDEKTNQWFIGTCGVEGNPGRTTVGNWFKIDKYEDHYKIVFCPSVCDICKVMCRDIGVYVQDGMRRLGLSDVPLKVMFRRA; translated from the coding sequence ATGTCATCACTGCTCAACATCTTCCTCCTCTTAGCCGTCTTCACCAGCCACCGTGGAGTCACCACCGAAGCCGCGGTGGAGCCAGTAACCGACATCTATGGTCAACGTCTCAGAACAGGCACCAAATACTACATCTTACCAGTATTTCGCGGTCGCGGCGGGGGACTAACCATGTCCAAAGCCGAAAACAAAACCTGTCCGAAAAGTGTTATCCAAGAACGGTTCGAAGTCTCTAACGGCATGCCGTTGACATTCTCACCATCAGACAAATCAAGAATCATCCGTGTCTCAACCGATCTAAACTTCAAATTCTCAGCTACTTCGATCTGGAACTTGGACAACGTCGACGAGAAGACGAATCAATGGTTCATTGGAACTTGTGGCGTTGAAGGGAATCCAGGCAGGACAACTGTTGGTAACTGGTTCAAGATTGACAAGTACGAAGATCACTACAAGATCGTATTTTGTCCTTCGGTATGCGATATCTGCAAAGTCATGTGTAGAGACATTGGTGTGTATGTGCAAGATGGGATGAGAAGACTCGGTCTGAGTGATGTACCACTAAAAGTTATGTTCAGAAGAGCATAG
- the LOC108818898 gene encoding nascent polypeptide-associated complex subunit beta, whose amino-acid sequence MNREKLMKMANTVRTGGKGTVRRKKKAVHKTSTTDDKKLQSTLKRIGVNSIPAIEEVNIFKDDVVIQFINPKVQAAVGANTWVVSGSPQTKKLEDILPQILSHLGPDNMENLKKLAEQFKKQTPGGGNVPATIQEDDEDDDDVPDLVAGETFEAAAEEKVAAASS is encoded by the exons ATGAATCGTGAGAAGTTGATGAAGATGGCTAACACTGTCCGCACTGGCGGAAAGGGTACAGTTAGAAG AAAGAAGAAGGCTGTGCACAAGACCAGTACTACTGATGACAAGAAGCTTCAAAGCACCTTAAAGAGAATTGGAGTCAACTCCATTCCAGCTATTGAAGAAGTTAACATCTTCAAGGATGATGTTGTTATTCAGTTCATCAACCCTAAAG TGCAAGCTGCAGTTGGTGCAAATACATGGGTTGTTAGCGGTTCTCCTCAGACCAAAA aaTTGGAAGATATCCTTCCTCAGATTCTTAGCCATCTCG GACCAGACAACATGGAGAACCTGAAGAAGCTAGCAGAGCAGTTCAAGAAGCAAACTCCTGGTGGAGGTAATGTCCCGGCTACCATTCAAGAGGATGATGAGGACGACGATGATGTCCCGGATCTTGTAGCTGGTGAGACTTTCGAAGCCGCCGCTGAAGAGAAAGTAGCTGCTGCTTCTTCTTAA
- the LOC108818897 gene encoding nascent polypeptide-associated complex subunit beta, with amino-acid sequence MNREKLMKMANTVRTGGKGTVRRKKKAVHKTNTTDDKKLQSTLKRIGVNSIPAIEEVNIFKDDVVIQFINPKVQAAVGANTWVVSGSPQTKKLEDILPQILSHLGPDNMENLKKLAEQFKKQSPGGGNVPATIQEDDEDDDDVPDLVAGETFEAAAEEKVAAASS; translated from the exons ATGAATCGTGAGAAGTTGATGAAGATGGCTAACACTGTCCGCACTGGCGGAAAGGGCACAGTTAGAAg AAAGAAGAAGGCTGTGCACAAGACTAATACTACTGATGACAAGAAGCTCCAAAGCACCTTAAAGAGAATTGGAGTTAACTCCATTCCAGCTATTGAAGAAGTTAACATCTTCAAGGATGATGTTGTTATTCAGTTCATCAACCCTAAGG TTCAAGCTGCAGTTGGTGCAAACACATGGGTTGTTAGCGGTTCTCCTCAGACCAAAA aattgGAAGATATCCTTCCTCAGATTCTCAGCCATCTCg GACCAGACAACATGGAGAACCTGAAGAAGCTAGCAGAGCAGTTCAAGAAGCAATCTCCTGGTGGAGGTAATGTCCCAGCAACCATTCAAGAGGATGATGAGGACGATGATGATGTCCCGGATCTTGTAGCTGGTGAGACTTTCGAAGCCGCCGCTGAAGAGAAAGTAGCTGCTGCTTCTTCTTAA
- the LOC130498776 gene encoding F-box/kelch-repeat protein SKIP6-like, whose amino-acid sequence MSFFVRFLKHLQEVFKPSNFKVGLVRCTIQKKSHPVRRRGRRRRRKKKRARAYGAAGVVDGKIYVLGGLNVIDGNWGQVFDPKTQTWDTLPPPMPKGKIVNNLNIHASFVRDHKVYAVDGMNRTYYYSPREVKWEIGNRDQPKGSRRDWCMIDNLIYCVS is encoded by the exons ATGAGTTTTTTCGTACGGTTCTTAAAGCATCTCCAAGAAGTCTTTAAACCCTcaaattttaag GTGGGTCTTGTCCGATGCACAATTCAGAAGAAGAGCCACCCCgtgagaagaagaggaaggaggaggaggaggaagaagaagagggctCGAGCTTACGGGGCGGCTGGCGTTGTAGACGGGAAGATTTACGTGTTGGGAGGACTGAATGTCATCGATGGTAACTGGGGACAAGTGTTCGACCCCAAGACTCAGACTTGGGATACTTTGCCGCCGCCAATGCCTAAAGGGAAGATTGTCAATAATTTGAATATCCACGCCAGTTTTGTGAGGGATCATAAGGTTTACGCAGTGGATGGAATGAACAGAACCTATTACTACTCGCCGAGGGAAGTTAAATGGGAAATTGGGAACCGTGATCAACCCAAAGGAAGCCGGAGGGATTGGTGTATGATTGATAACTTGATTTATTGTGTTAGTTGA
- the LOC108819694 gene encoding putative F-box/kelch-repeat protein At3g24610 yields MDTKDVKGLGYSMKMNLFLLKLVHVGDQFLHRWEQTKIHNGHPPPNKRSKFGRIRELEGLIPGARLINSGGGNMVLFWDHFVDMDRLEIWCAEISLERRQDEGGGGDEIWGKTEWSNVVMTFEPWRHHHKLLHSVSKFNVR; encoded by the exons ATGGATACAAAAGATGTCAAGGGTTTGGGCTACTCTATGAAAATGAATCTCTTTCTTTTGAAACTTGTCCACGTTGGTGACCAGTTCCTACATCGGTGGGAACAAACTAAGATCCATAATGGACATCCGCCGCCAAATAAGAGGAGCAAGTTTGGTAGAATCCGAGAGTTGGAAGGTTTAATTCCAGGTGCCAGACTGATCAACTCTGGTGGTGGCAACATGGTGCTTTTCTGGGATCACTTCGTAGACATGGATCGCCTTGAGATTTGGTGTGCCGAGATTTCCTTGGAGAGACGCCAAGacgaaggaggaggaggcgatGAGATTTGGGGCAAAACTGAGTGGTCTAATGTTGTCATGACCTTTGAACCTTGGCGACATCACCACAAGCTTTTGCATTCTGTTTCT AAATTCAATGTAAGGTGA
- the LOC108819368 gene encoding ABC transporter G family member 11: MEIEASRQQTTDTGGNFPVGGLSPLSEVIWREKGPTEFVGDVSARLTWQDLTVMVTMGDGETQNVLEGLTGYAEPGSLTALMGPSGSGKSTMLDALASRLAANAFLSGIVLLNGHKTKLSFGTAAYVTQDDNLIGTLTVRETIWYSARVRLPDKMLRSEKRALVERTIIEMGLQDCADTVIGNWHLRGISGGEKRRVSIALEILMRPRLLFLDEPTSGLDSASAFFVTQTLRALSRDGRTVIASIHQPSSEVFELFDRLYLLSGGKTVYFGQASEAYEFFAQAGFPCPALRNPSDHFLRCVNSDFDKVRATLKGSMKLRFEASDDPLEKITTTEAIRVLVDYYHTSDYYYTTKAKVEEISQYKGTILDSGGSQASFLLQTYTLTKRSFINMSRDFGYYWLRLLIYILVTFCIGTIYWKVGTSYSAILARGSCASFVFGFVTFMSIGGFPSFVEDMKVFQRERLNGHYGVASFVIANTLAATPFLIIITFISGTICYFMVGLHPGFTHYLFFVLCLYASVTVVESLMMAIASIVPNFLMGIIIGAGIQGIFMLVSGFFRLPNDIPKPFWRYPMSYISFHFWALQGQYQNDLRGLMFDSQGSAFKIPGEYVLENVFQINLHRSKWINLSVILSMIIIYRIIFFIMIKTNEDVTPWVRGYVARRRMKQKNGTPNTTVAPDGLTQSPSLRNYIATRTNGGARRW, from the exons ATGGAGATAGAAGCAAGCAGACAACAAACCACCGACACCGGAGGGAATTTTCCGGTGGGTGGGTTAAGTCCCTTGAGTGAAGTTATATGGAGAGAAAAAGGTCCGACGGAGTTCGTCGGAGATGTGTCAGCGAGGCTTACGTGGCAAGATCTGACGGTGATGGTGACTATGGGAGATGGTGAGACTCAAAACGTTCTTGAAGGTCTTACCGGTTACGCCGAACCGGGTTCTCTTACGGCTCTCATGGGCCCCTCTGGCTCCGGAAAATCCACTATGCTCGACGCTCTTGCTAGCCGCCTCGCCGCGAATGCCTTCCTCTCCGGAATCGTTCTTCTTAACGGACACAAAACCAAACTCTCCTTTGGAACAGCT GCTTATGTGACGCAAGATGATAACTTGATTGGTACGTTAACTGTAAGAGAGACTATTTGGTATTCAGCAAGAGTTCGTCTGCCTGACAAGATGTTGCGGTCGGAGAAACGGGCCTTAGTGGAGAGGACAATCATAGAGATGGGTCTTCAGGACTGTGCAGATACCGTTATAGGAAACTGGCATTTGCGTGGGATTAGTGgtggagagaagagaagagtcAGTATTGCTCTTGAGATTCTCATGAGACCTCGTTTACTCTTTCTTGATGAGCCAACAAGTGGTCTTGACAG TGCTTCTGCATTCTTTGTGACGCAGACATTGCGTGCGCTATCACGAGATGGAAGGACAGTGATTGCTTCCATCCATCAACCGAGTAGTGAGGTTTTCGAGTTGTTTGATCGGTTGTATCTTCTCTCTGGAGGCAAAACTGTTTACTTTGGTCAAGCTTCAGAAGCGTATGAG TTCTTTGCACAAGCAGGGTTTCCATGTCCTGCTTTAAGGAACCCTTCTGATCATTTCCTGAGATGCGTAAACTCAGATTTTGACAAAGTTAGAGCCACTTTGAAAGGTTCTATGAAGCTAAGG TTTGAAGCAAGCGATGATCCATTAGAGAAGATTACCACAACGGAAGCTATTAGAGTCTTGGTTGACTATTACCACACTTCTGACTACTATTACACCACAAAGGCTAAGGTTGAAGAGATATCACAATAT AAAGGGACTATTCTTGACTCTGGAGGCAGCCAAGCTAGTTTCCTTCTGCAGACATACACATTAACCAAGCGGTCATTCATCAACATGTCAAGGGACTTTGGATATTACTGGCTCAGACTTCTTATTTACATCTTGGTCACTTTCTGCATTGGAACCATCTACTGGAAAGTTGGGACTAGCTACAGCGCAATCCTG GCACGAGGCTCATGTGCGTCTTTTGTCTTTGGCTTTGTAACGTTCATGTCAATTGGTGGATTTCCTTCGTTTGTTGAAGACATGAAG GTGTTCCAAAGAGAGAGGCTAAACGGTCACTATGGAGTAGCTTCGTTTGTGATAGCCAACACACTAGCTGCAACGCCGTTTCTGATCATCATAACTTTCATCTCCGGGACAATATGTTACTTCATGGTTGGTCTGCATCCAGGATTCACTCACTACCTTTTCTTTGTTCTCTGCCTTTATGCAAGTGTCACCGTTGTTGAGAGCTTGATGATGGCGATAGCTAGTATTGTTCCCAACTTCCTCATGGGTATCATCATTGGAGCTGGTATTCAG GGGATCTTCATGCTGGTTTCTGGATTCTTCAGGCTACCAAATGACATCCCAAAACCTTTCTGGCGTTACCCAATGTCATACATTAGCTTCCACTTCTGGGCGTTACAA GGTCAATACCAGAATGATCTGAGAGGCTTGATGTTTGACAGCCAAGGGAGTGCTTTCAAGATTCCAGGTGAATACGTTCTGGAAAACGTCTTCCAGATCAACTTGCACCGATCAAAATGGATTAACCTCAGTGTGATTCTTAGCATGATAATCATCTACCGTATCATTTTCTTCATAATGATAAAGACCAACGAGGATGTAACTCCTTGGGTTAGAGGTTACGTAGCAAGAAGGAGGATGAAGCAGAAGAATGGTACTCCGAACACCACAGTTGCACCAGATGGTCTTACTCAGTCTCCTTCTCTTAGAAACTATATTGCTACACGAACCAATGGTGGAGCTCGCAGATGGTAG